A single Corynebacterium resistens DSM 45100 DNA region contains:
- a CDS encoding phosphomannomutase/phosphoglucomutase translates to MTDSQATEQYGTWSREDVAAMIKAYDVRAVVGEAAGQLNEKFVAAVGAAFARLMREEGATTVVVGYDMRDSSPALAKAFAEGINGQGLDTIGIGLCSTDELYYASGIKDCPGAMFTASHNPAKYNGIKLCRAGARPVGQDSGLQRISEELVNGVPGFEGEVGKHSTEDALVGYAAFLKDLVELDIRPLTVAVDAGNGMGGLTVPAVFEGLPLQLHDLYFELDGNFPNHEANPLDPKNLVDLQKFTVEVGADLGIAFDGDADRCFIVDENGEAVSPSTICAMIAERYLETNPGATIIHNLITSKSVPELVKKHGGTPVRTRVGHSFIKAQMAESNAVFGGEHSAHYYFSDFFNADSGMLAALHVLATLGGQDKPLSELKRAYELYQASGEINSEVADQAGRTEAVVEAFADRTESVDRLDGVTIELEGGAWLNVRASNTEPLLRLNVEAPTNDEVDSIVAEALAVIRA, encoded by the coding sequence ATGACGGACTCCCAGGCAACTGAACAGTACGGAACATGGTCACGCGAAGATGTCGCAGCCATGATCAAGGCCTACGATGTTCGCGCCGTGGTAGGTGAAGCAGCTGGTCAGCTCAATGAAAAATTTGTAGCTGCAGTCGGTGCGGCCTTCGCTCGCCTGATGCGTGAAGAAGGTGCAACCACCGTAGTCGTGGGCTACGATATGCGCGATAGCTCGCCAGCGTTGGCGAAAGCGTTCGCAGAGGGCATCAACGGCCAAGGTCTAGATACAATCGGGATCGGCTTGTGCAGCACTGACGAGCTGTATTACGCCTCCGGCATCAAGGATTGCCCAGGCGCCATGTTCACGGCTTCACATAACCCGGCGAAATACAACGGCATTAAGCTGTGCCGCGCAGGCGCTCGTCCCGTGGGGCAAGATTCGGGTCTGCAACGCATTTCCGAAGAACTGGTCAATGGAGTTCCGGGTTTCGAAGGGGAAGTTGGCAAGCACAGTACTGAGGATGCTCTTGTGGGATACGCGGCCTTCCTCAAGGATCTGGTTGAGCTCGATATTCGTCCACTAACCGTGGCAGTAGATGCTGGAAATGGCATGGGTGGCCTGACCGTGCCAGCGGTGTTCGAGGGCCTTCCGCTGCAACTGCATGACTTGTATTTCGAATTGGATGGAAACTTCCCCAATCACGAAGCTAATCCCTTGGACCCTAAGAACCTCGTGGACCTGCAAAAGTTCACAGTTGAAGTGGGTGCCGATTTGGGTATCGCATTTGACGGTGATGCGGATCGTTGCTTCATCGTTGACGAGAACGGCGAGGCCGTATCCCCGTCGACCATCTGCGCGATGATTGCAGAACGCTACCTGGAGACAAACCCCGGCGCGACCATCATTCACAACCTAATCACCTCAAAATCTGTGCCAGAGCTGGTGAAAAAGCATGGTGGAACGCCAGTGCGTACCCGCGTGGGTCACTCCTTCATCAAGGCCCAAATGGCTGAGTCCAACGCGGTATTCGGTGGCGAGCACTCCGCGCACTACTATTTCAGCGATTTCTTCAACGCGGATTCTGGAATGCTCGCTGCGCTACACGTTCTGGCCACTTTGGGTGGGCAGGATAAGCCTCTATCCGAGCTAAAACGTGCCTATGAGCTCTATCAAGCCTCTGGTGAAATCAATTCCGAAGTAGCTGACCAGGCCGGCCGGACAGAAGCTGTTGTGGAAGCGTTTGCTGACCGCACTGAGTCTGTCGATCGTCTCGATGGCGTGACCATCGAGCTGGAGGGTGGTGCGTGGCTCAATGTTCGCGCCTCTAACACCGAACCTCTTTTGCGCCTCAACGTGGAAGCACCCACAAACGACGAAGTCGATTCGATTGTCGCTGAGGCACTAGCTGTAATTCGCGCATAG
- a CDS encoding DUF3499 domain-containing protein, whose amino-acid sequence MTFIRQCSRPGCSKPAVATLEFNYSEQRAIVGPLQVGGNPHRWDLCDSHARRTTVPQGWTLEFNDEPIDVSDEADEDELLALAHAVQQAHDSETERDAEQNTSAAPRITRREDLPQPTGHHPAKRNLPTRGPRRHLRTVTPKR is encoded by the coding sequence GTGACTTTCATCCGACAATGTTCTCGCCCAGGCTGCTCGAAGCCCGCCGTGGCGACCTTGGAGTTTAACTACTCTGAGCAACGGGCTATCGTCGGTCCATTACAAGTGGGTGGCAATCCACACCGCTGGGATCTGTGCGATAGCCACGCTAGGCGAACCACAGTGCCGCAGGGGTGGACTCTTGAATTCAATGACGAGCCCATCGACGTCAGCGATGAAGCCGATGAGGATGAGCTGCTCGCATTGGCGCACGCGGTGCAACAGGCTCACGACAGTGAAACCGAAAGGGATGCCGAGCAGAACACGTCGGCTGCCCCACGAATTACGCGACGGGAAGACTTGCCTCAACCAACGGGGCACCACCCAGCCAAGCGCAATCTTCCTACTCGCGGTCCGCGTAGGCACCTCCGCACAGTGACACCTAAGCGCTAG
- a CDS encoding metallopeptidase family protein has protein sequence MGHDTRVRRDPRGRGMRGIFLPELPRYKTRSELFDARVLDAYQPLYERFEHELAGLDVAIDIVPRMRLNAGHTHWPDDVVAVGPVPLGRLVPAGVDHAGQPTRPRLIIFRRPVEQRAKSPFELQELLTLILTKLIAVYLNVSPETIDPQFTWE, from the coding sequence ATGGGACATGACACGCGGGTAAGGCGAGATCCACGGGGCCGGGGCATGCGCGGAATCTTCTTGCCCGAGCTTCCCCGCTACAAGACACGCTCAGAGCTCTTCGATGCGCGCGTCCTCGATGCTTACCAGCCACTTTACGAGCGTTTTGAACACGAGTTGGCGGGTTTAGATGTTGCTATCGACATCGTTCCCCGCATGCGCCTAAACGCGGGCCACACCCACTGGCCAGATGACGTAGTCGCCGTGGGCCCCGTTCCCCTAGGTCGTCTGGTGCCCGCGGGTGTAGACCATGCGGGCCAGCCTACTCGGCCACGGCTGATTATCTTTCGACGCCCCGTCGAACAGCGAGCCAAGTCACCCTTCGAACTCCAGGAACTACTGACCTTAATCCTCACCAAGCTCATTGCGGTGTACTTGAACGTCAGCCCAGAAACCATTGATCCGCAGTTCACTTGGGAATAG
- a CDS encoding WhiB family transcriptional regulator — protein MDKSVESAVSGLFADGSVAVERETDVESNAPKRNLFDLTQDFDLLFDAVEQDWQEQALCAQTDPEAFFPEKGGSTREAKRICQACGVRDECLEYALEHDERFGIWGGLSERERRRLKKRLG, from the coding sequence GTGGATAAATCAGTTGAATCGGCCGTGAGCGGCCTCTTCGCTGATGGCTCCGTAGCAGTGGAGCGGGAGACTGACGTGGAAAGTAATGCACCAAAGCGCAACCTATTCGATCTGACTCAAGACTTTGATCTGCTTTTCGATGCCGTAGAGCAGGACTGGCAAGAACAAGCGCTGTGTGCGCAGACCGATCCGGAGGCATTCTTTCCGGAAAAGGGTGGTTCCACCCGTGAAGCTAAGCGCATCTGCCAAGCTTGTGGCGTGCGCGATGAATGCTTGGAATATGCATTAGAGCACGACGAGCGCTTTGGGATTTGGGGTGGGCTTTCCGAACGTGAGCGCCGTCGTCTAAAGAAGCGCTTGGGCTAG